Proteins encoded together in one Kutzneria kofuensis window:
- a CDS encoding Lrp/AsnC family transcriptional regulator — MADSVRLDPVDLAILRELQNDARISNKELAAVVGIAPSTCLDRVARLRSAGVIVGTVLRVDATALGRPLQALLFIRVQPHRGVLEPFVKHALAQPETRAVFHLTGPDDFMVHVAATSAADLQRLVLDEFTARPEVALVHTTLIFQQWDGGPLLPPTTSG, encoded by the coding sequence ATGGCCGATTCCGTGCGTCTCGATCCGGTTGATCTTGCCATTCTGCGGGAGCTGCAGAACGACGCCCGGATCAGCAACAAGGAGCTCGCCGCCGTCGTCGGCATCGCCCCGTCCACCTGCCTGGACCGGGTGGCCCGGCTGCGGTCCGCCGGCGTCATCGTCGGCACCGTGCTGCGGGTCGACGCCACCGCGCTCGGGCGGCCGTTGCAGGCGCTGTTGTTCATCCGGGTGCAGCCCCATCGCGGCGTGCTGGAGCCGTTCGTCAAGCACGCCCTCGCGCAGCCCGAGACCCGGGCCGTCTTCCACCTCACCGGCCCCGACGACTTCATGGTGCACGTCGCCGCCACCAGCGCCGCCGACCTGCAGCGGCTGGTGCTCGACGAGTTCACCGCCCGGCCCGAGGTCGCCCTCGTGCACACCACGCTGATCTTCCAGCAGTGGGACGGCGGTCCGCTGCTGCCACCTACGACTTCCGGCTGA
- the sdhA gene encoding succinate dehydrogenase flavoprotein subunit, with amino-acid sequence MQVHKYDVVIVGAGGAGMRAAIEAGQRVRTAVLTKLYPTRSHTGAAQGGMCAALANVEEDNWEWHTFDTIKGGDYLTDQDAAEIMCKEAIDAVLDLEKMGLPFNRTPEGRIDQRRFGGHTRDHGKAAVRRACYAADRTGHMILQTLYQNCVKHGIEFFNEFYVLDVCMTDTPGGQVCTGAVALELATGEIHVFQAKAVVFATGGFGKVFKTTSNAHTLTGDGMGIVFRKGLPLEDMEFYQFHPTGLAGLGILLTEGARGEGAILRNADGERFMERYAPTIKDLAPRDIVARSMVLEVLEGRGAGPHKDYVLLDCTHLGAEVLETKLPDITEFARTYLGVDPVTEPVPVYPTAHYAMGGIPTNVHAEVLRDNENVVPGLYAAGECACVSVHGANRLGTNSLLDINVFGRRAGIAAAEYAATVHDHVELPENPAALVETMVEGLRTSTGSERVADLRIALQNTMDANAAVYRTEDTLKQALHDVQQLKERYGNVAVQDKGKRFNTDLLEAVELGFLLELAEILVVGALARKESRGGHAREDYPSRDDTNFMRHTMAYKQGDSLSADIRLDYKPVTFTRYKPMERKY; translated from the coding sequence ATGCAGGTACACAAGTACGACGTGGTCATCGTCGGCGCCGGCGGCGCCGGGATGCGCGCCGCCATCGAGGCCGGCCAGCGCGTCCGCACCGCGGTGCTGACCAAGCTCTACCCCACCCGCTCCCACACCGGCGCGGCGCAGGGCGGCATGTGCGCCGCGCTCGCGAACGTCGAGGAGGACAACTGGGAGTGGCACACCTTCGACACGATCAAGGGCGGTGACTACCTCACCGACCAGGACGCCGCCGAGATCATGTGCAAGGAGGCCATCGACGCGGTCCTCGACCTGGAGAAGATGGGCCTGCCGTTCAACCGGACCCCCGAGGGCCGGATCGACCAGCGGCGCTTCGGCGGCCACACCCGCGACCACGGCAAGGCCGCCGTGCGGCGCGCGTGCTACGCGGCCGACCGCACCGGGCACATGATTCTCCAGACGCTGTACCAGAACTGCGTCAAGCACGGCATCGAGTTCTTCAACGAGTTCTACGTGCTCGACGTGTGCATGACCGACACGCCGGGCGGCCAGGTCTGCACCGGCGCCGTCGCGCTGGAGCTGGCCACCGGCGAGATCCACGTGTTCCAGGCCAAGGCGGTCGTGTTCGCCACCGGAGGCTTCGGCAAGGTCTTCAAGACCACCTCGAACGCGCACACCCTGACCGGCGACGGCATGGGCATCGTGTTCCGCAAGGGCCTGCCGCTGGAGGACATGGAGTTCTACCAGTTCCACCCGACCGGCCTGGCCGGCCTGGGCATCCTGCTCACCGAGGGCGCCCGCGGCGAGGGCGCGATCCTGCGCAACGCCGACGGCGAGCGGTTCATGGAGCGCTACGCCCCCACCATCAAGGACCTGGCGCCGCGCGACATCGTCGCCCGCTCCATGGTGCTGGAGGTGCTGGAGGGCCGCGGCGCCGGTCCGCACAAGGACTACGTGCTGCTGGACTGCACGCACCTCGGGGCCGAGGTGCTGGAGACCAAGCTGCCCGACATCACCGAGTTCGCCCGCACCTACCTGGGTGTGGACCCGGTGACCGAGCCGGTGCCGGTGTACCCGACCGCGCACTACGCGATGGGTGGCATCCCGACCAACGTGCACGCCGAGGTGTTGCGGGACAACGAGAACGTCGTCCCCGGCCTGTACGCCGCCGGCGAGTGCGCCTGCGTGTCCGTGCACGGCGCGAACCGGCTGGGCACCAACTCGCTGCTGGACATCAACGTGTTCGGCCGGCGGGCCGGCATCGCCGCCGCCGAGTACGCCGCCACCGTGCACGACCACGTGGAGCTGCCGGAGAACCCGGCCGCCCTGGTCGAGACGATGGTCGAGGGGCTGCGCACCTCCACCGGTTCCGAGCGCGTCGCCGACCTGCGGATCGCGCTGCAGAACACGATGGACGCCAACGCCGCCGTGTACCGCACCGAGGACACGCTCAAGCAGGCGCTGCACGACGTGCAGCAGCTCAAGGAGCGGTACGGCAACGTCGCCGTGCAGGACAAGGGCAAGCGCTTCAACACCGACCTGCTGGAGGCCGTCGAGCTCGGCTTCCTGCTGGAGCTGGCCGAGATCCTGGTCGTCGGCGCGCTGGCCCGGAAGGAGTCCCGCGGCGGGCACGCCCGGGAGGACTACCCGAGCCGCGACGACACGAACTTCATGCGGCACACCATGGCGTACAAGCAGGGCGACAGCCTGTCCGCCGACATCCGTCTCGACTACAAGCCGGTGACCTTCACCCGGTACAAGCCGATGGAGCGCAAGTACTGA
- a CDS encoding M1 family metallopeptidase, with the protein MRVLLITAAILLGATGTAVAAPPTAGAGNLGDRLFPDLGNGGYDAQSYDVSYDYQPGVTTMKSSVVMRARATQALSAFSLDSLVARIGSVTVDGRPAAFRTEGEKLVVTPASAIRDHSTFDVRIDYTSDRNLDPPSPALHLPSGVDWPFKAWVNTPDGFAFMGQPDRAHLFFPSNDHPSDKARFTFRVTTPSDLTAVSNGSLVSRVVNGDHTTYVWRTAQEIPTDITQVAVGKFREIDQTGPHGLPVRSFMTTAQAGGDDLVRQTPAQLDWLEKTLGLPFPFERYGVLGVNSAYDGVALETASMSTYGAAGFLQPAARVAPIMVHEMAHQYFGDAVSVRSWDDMWLSEGHATYYQMLYAGGIDDAMKGMYAEDGHLRGDWGPPAHMRNAGATLLGSDGTGALSLYALRQLVGDQTFQRIERTFFTQFHGRSARTQDYIDVANRVSGRDLTSFLTSWLYGATTPPMPGHPDWKPAQS; encoded by the coding sequence ATGAGGGTTTTGCTCATCACAGCGGCGATTCTGTTGGGCGCCACCGGGACCGCGGTCGCCGCTCCGCCGACCGCCGGCGCCGGGAACCTGGGGGACCGGCTGTTCCCCGACCTCGGCAACGGCGGCTACGACGCCCAGTCCTACGACGTCAGCTACGACTACCAGCCGGGCGTGACCACGATGAAGTCGTCGGTGGTCATGCGGGCCCGGGCCACGCAGGCGTTGTCGGCGTTCAGCCTCGACTCGCTGGTGGCCAGGATCGGGTCCGTCACCGTCGACGGCCGGCCGGCGGCGTTCCGCACCGAGGGCGAGAAGCTCGTCGTGACACCGGCTTCCGCGATTCGGGACCACTCGACGTTCGACGTGCGGATCGACTACACCTCGGACCGGAACCTGGACCCGCCCTCGCCCGCGCTGCACCTGCCGTCGGGTGTCGACTGGCCCTTCAAGGCCTGGGTGAACACGCCCGACGGCTTCGCCTTCATGGGGCAGCCGGACCGGGCGCACCTGTTCTTCCCGTCCAACGACCACCCCAGTGACAAGGCGCGGTTCACGTTCCGTGTCACCACTCCCAGCGACCTCACCGCGGTGTCCAACGGCTCGCTCGTGTCCCGTGTGGTGAACGGCGACCACACCACCTACGTGTGGCGGACCGCCCAGGAGATTCCCACCGACATCACCCAGGTCGCCGTGGGCAAGTTCCGGGAGATCGACCAGACCGGCCCGCACGGGCTGCCCGTGCGGAGCTTCATGACCACCGCGCAGGCCGGCGGCGACGACCTCGTGCGGCAGACTCCCGCGCAGCTCGACTGGCTGGAGAAGACCCTGGGACTGCCCTTCCCGTTCGAGCGCTACGGCGTGCTCGGCGTGAACAGCGCGTACGACGGTGTCGCGCTCGAGACCGCATCCATGTCCACCTACGGCGCCGCCGGCTTCCTGCAGCCCGCCGCCCGGGTCGCGCCGATCATGGTGCACGAGATGGCGCACCAGTACTTCGGCGACGCCGTTTCCGTTCGCAGCTGGGACGACATGTGGCTCAGCGAGGGCCATGCCACCTACTACCAGATGCTGTACGCCGGCGGCATCGACGACGCCATGAAGGGCATGTACGCCGAGGACGGCCACCTGCGGGGCGACTGGGGTCCGCCCGCGCACATGCGCAACGCCGGCGCCACTCTGCTCGGCAGTGACGGCACCGGCGCGCTTTCCCTGTACGCCCTGCGCCAGCTCGTCGGCGACCAGACCTTCCAGCGCATCGAGCGGACCTTCTTCACCCAGTTCCACGGCCGCTCCGCCCGTACGCAGGACTACATCGACGTCGCCAACCGGGTCTCCGGCCGCGATCTCACGTCGTTCCTGACGTCCTGGCTCTACGGCGCCACCACCCCGCCCATGCCCGGCCACCCGGACTGGAAGCCCGCGCAGTCGTAG
- a CDS encoding endonuclease V: protein MAPLVDPRPPAGFAPRTAAGLDVAYDEDRLAAAVVVLDIASLETVDQVVVPGVTDFPYVPGLFAFRELPALLGALERLTTSPDLLICDGQGVAHPRRFGLASHLGVVTGLPSIGVAKTPMGHYDPPGPERGDWTELTDGGDVVGRALRTQREIKPLFVSIGHRIDLDTACAQVLRLAPKYRQPETTRRADHLCREALVLDR from the coding sequence ATGGCGCCGCTGGTGGACCCGCGTCCGCCGGCCGGCTTCGCCCCGCGCACCGCCGCCGGCCTGGACGTGGCGTACGACGAGGACCGCCTGGCCGCCGCGGTGGTGGTGCTGGACATCGCGTCACTCGAAACGGTGGATCAGGTCGTTGTGCCGGGGGTCACAGATTTCCCTTACGTGCCAGGCCTGTTCGCGTTCCGTGAGCTGCCGGCGCTGCTGGGCGCGCTCGAACGGCTGACGACGTCGCCCGATCTGTTGATCTGCGACGGTCAGGGTGTGGCCCATCCGCGCCGGTTCGGCCTGGCCAGCCACCTCGGTGTGGTCACCGGGCTGCCGTCGATCGGCGTGGCCAAGACCCCGATGGGGCACTACGACCCGCCCGGCCCGGAGCGCGGCGACTGGACGGAGCTGACGGACGGCGGCGACGTCGTCGGCCGGGCGCTGCGCACCCAGCGGGAGATCAAGCCGCTGTTCGTCTCGATCGGACACCGGATCGATCTGGACACCGCGTGCGCGCAGGTGCTGCGGCTGGCCCCGAAGTACCGCCAGCCGGAGACCACCAGGCGGGCCGACCACCTGTGCCGGGAGGCACTGGTTCTTGATCGTTAA
- the sdhC gene encoding succinate dehydrogenase, cytochrome b556 subunit produces the protein MASTTAPPTGAAEGTGGSSRRGSTVYRGDLGMWSWVAHRITGVLTFFFLFAHVLDTAVVRVSPNAYDKVIELYKNPVVNLLELGLVAAVLYHALNGVRIMLVDFWAKGPRYQRPMLWAIIVIWVVVMVPGAYFMLQRSFITVFGGGN, from the coding sequence ATGGCCAGTACCACCGCCCCGCCGACGGGCGCAGCAGAGGGAACAGGGGGCAGCAGCCGACGCGGTAGCACCGTCTACCGCGGTGACCTGGGCATGTGGTCCTGGGTGGCCCACCGGATCACCGGGGTGCTGACCTTCTTCTTCCTGTTCGCGCACGTGTTGGACACCGCGGTCGTTCGGGTCTCGCCGAACGCCTACGACAAGGTGATCGAGCTCTACAAGAACCCGGTCGTCAACCTGTTGGAGCTGGGCCTGGTCGCCGCCGTGCTGTACCACGCGCTCAACGGTGTCCGGATCATGCTGGTCGACTTCTGGGCCAAGGGCCCGCGCTACCAGCGCCCGATGCTGTGGGCGATCATCGTGATCTGGGTGGTCGTGATGGTGCCCGGTGCGTACTTCATGCTCCAGCGCAGCTTCATCACGGTCTTCGGCGGTGGCAACTGA
- a CDS encoding succinate dehydrogenase hydrophobic membrane anchor subunit, with the protein MSTLNISAPRSPRRPAARRSNFELYSWLFMRLSGLLLIVLVLGHLFIMNILDGGVHRINFAFVAGRWSSPFWQFWDLSMLWLAELHGGNGLRTVINDYARKDTTRFWLKILLYVSMALILALGSFVIFTFDPNISG; encoded by the coding sequence ATGAGCACCCTGAACATCTCCGCGCCGCGCAGCCCGCGCCGCCCGGCCGCCCGCCGCAGCAACTTCGAGCTCTACAGCTGGCTGTTCATGCGGCTGTCCGGCCTGCTGCTGATCGTGCTCGTGCTCGGGCACCTGTTCATCATGAACATCCTCGACGGCGGCGTGCACCGGATCAACTTCGCCTTCGTCGCCGGCCGCTGGTCGTCGCCGTTCTGGCAGTTCTGGGACCTGTCCATGCTGTGGCTGGCCGAGCTCCACGGCGGCAACGGCCTGCGCACCGTGATCAACGACTACGCGCGCAAGGACACCACGCGGTTCTGGCTGAAGATCCTGCTGTACGTGTCCATGGCGCTGATCCTGGCGCTGGGCAGCTTCGTGATCTTCACCTTCGACCCGAACATCAGCGGCTGA
- a CDS encoding DUF397 domain-containing protein produces MEITFKKSSFCQDGGCVEVAALPSGDIALRDAKDPSLPAHVFNRAEWTAFVAGVRNGEFDF; encoded by the coding sequence ATGGAAATCACGTTCAAGAAGAGCAGCTTCTGCCAGGACGGTGGTTGCGTCGAGGTTGCTGCTCTCCCGTCGGGCGACATCGCACTGCGCGACGCCAAGGACCCGAGCCTGCCGGCTCACGTTTTCAACCGGGCCGAGTGGACGGCGTTCGTGGCCGGCGTCCGCAACGGTGAGTTCGACTTCTAA
- a CDS encoding succinate dehydrogenase iron-sulfur subunit → MTATTDTAPSGSRGSQPPVPPGAVTITVQIRRFNPEFDDEPRWQSFEVPALPTDRVLNVLHYIKWYIDGSLTFRRSCAHGVCGSDAMRINGVNRLACKVLVKDLLAGNGKPTTITMEPIKGLPVHKDLLVDMEPFFEAFRAVKPYLITTGHEPTRERIQSAADRARFDDTTKCILCACCTTSCPVYWTEGSYFGPAAIVNAHRFIFDSRDEGAEERLDILNDVDGVWRCRTTFNCTDACPRGIQVTKAIQEVKRALLFKRV, encoded by the coding sequence ATGACCGCGACGACCGATACCGCGCCCTCGGGTTCCCGCGGCTCGCAGCCGCCGGTGCCGCCCGGCGCGGTCACCATCACCGTGCAGATCCGCCGGTTCAACCCGGAGTTCGACGACGAGCCGCGCTGGCAGTCGTTCGAGGTGCCGGCGCTGCCCACCGACCGGGTGCTCAACGTCCTGCACTACATCAAGTGGTACATCGACGGCTCGCTGACCTTCCGCCGCTCCTGCGCGCACGGCGTGTGCGGGTCCGACGCCATGCGCATCAACGGCGTCAACCGGCTGGCGTGCAAGGTCCTGGTGAAGGACCTGTTGGCCGGCAACGGAAAGCCGACCACCATCACCATGGAGCCCATCAAGGGCCTGCCGGTGCACAAGGACCTGCTGGTCGACATGGAGCCGTTCTTCGAGGCGTTCCGTGCCGTCAAGCCGTACCTGATCACCACCGGCCACGAGCCGACCCGCGAGCGCATCCAGTCCGCCGCCGACCGCGCTCGGTTCGACGACACCACCAAGTGCATCCTGTGCGCCTGCTGCACCACCTCGTGCCCGGTGTACTGGACCGAGGGCTCCTACTTCGGCCCGGCGGCGATCGTCAACGCGCACCGCTTCATCTTCGACAGCCGGGACGAGGGCGCCGAGGAGCGGCTCGACATCCTCAACGACGTCGACGGCGTGTGGCGCTGCCGCACCACCTTCAACTGCACCGACGCCTGCCCCCGTGGCATCCAGGTCACCAAGGCCATCCAGGAGGTCAAGCGCGCCCTGCTGTTCAAGCGCGTCTGA
- a CDS encoding MarR family winged helix-turn-helix transcriptional regulator gives MSGEDHLHAVLFTLRPLQTSTAKVLGEALAEIGLSLPERAIMEQLNAAGESTVPQIGRSLLLPRQVVQRLADAVHDRGLIEFVPNPAHRRSRLLRLSAAGRQLFDQILAQEMRLLAPIAETLDPRDVEACARVMTALNAAMHTMAQQLGDDPEQ, from the coding sequence ATGTCCGGGGAAGACCACCTCCACGCCGTGCTGTTCACCCTCCGCCCGTTGCAGACGTCCACCGCGAAGGTGTTGGGCGAGGCGCTGGCGGAGATCGGGCTGTCGCTGCCGGAGCGTGCGATCATGGAACAGCTGAACGCCGCGGGCGAGAGCACCGTGCCCCAGATCGGCCGGTCGCTGCTGCTGCCCCGGCAGGTCGTGCAACGACTGGCCGACGCGGTGCACGACCGAGGACTGATCGAGTTCGTGCCCAACCCGGCGCATCGTCGGTCACGCCTGCTCCGGCTCAGCGCGGCCGGCCGGCAGCTCTTCGACCAGATACTGGCGCAGGAGATGCGGTTGCTGGCGCCGATCGCCGAGACGCTCGACCCGCGGGACGTCGAAGCCTGCGCGCGGGTGATGACGGCGCTCAACGCCGCCATGCACACGATGGCGCAACAGCTCGGCGACGACCCGGAGCAGTGA
- a CDS encoding trans-sulfuration enzyme family protein — protein MELNTRAVHAGREDLTDLGLHAVPIDLSTTYPARDSHEEAARLDLAAAGVNLGNSPIYGRVGNPTVSRFETALANLEGTESAVAFATGMAALSACLLAVAAQGKPHIVAVRPLYGTSDHLIGSGLLGTDVTWSTVDSIEKDVRADTGLVIVESPANPTLSEVDIEAITVDVPVLVDNTFATPVLQRPVELGANIVLHSATKFLGGHGDVLGGVVACDEEFARRLRSVRIATGGILHPLAGYLLLRGLSTLPIRIAQASKTATELARRLADHPGVERVHRPRIGGPMVSFDVVGDPHAVIGAVQLITPAVSLGSVDTLIQHPGSLSHHIVAAEDRHGAGIGDRLLRMSVGLEDVEDLWSDLDQALSKS, from the coding sequence ATGGAGCTGAACACCAGGGCAGTGCACGCCGGCCGCGAGGACCTGACGGATCTGGGGCTGCACGCGGTCCCGATCGACCTCTCCACGACCTACCCCGCCCGCGACAGCCACGAGGAGGCGGCCCGCCTCGACCTGGCGGCCGCCGGCGTGAATCTGGGCAACAGCCCGATCTACGGCCGCGTCGGCAACCCGACGGTGTCGAGGTTCGAGACGGCCCTGGCCAACCTGGAGGGCACCGAGTCGGCGGTGGCCTTCGCCACGGGCATGGCGGCCCTGTCGGCCTGCCTGCTCGCGGTTGCGGCGCAAGGAAAGCCGCACATCGTCGCGGTCCGCCCGCTCTACGGCACCAGCGACCACCTGATCGGTTCCGGCCTGCTGGGCACGGACGTCACTTGGTCCACAGTGGACTCGATCGAGAAGGACGTCCGCGCGGACACCGGCCTGGTGATCGTCGAGTCGCCGGCCAACCCGACACTGTCCGAAGTGGACATCGAGGCCATCACCGTCGACGTGCCCGTCCTGGTGGACAACACCTTCGCCACGCCGGTGTTGCAGCGTCCGGTCGAACTGGGCGCGAACATCGTGCTCCACAGCGCCACCAAGTTCCTCGGCGGCCACGGCGACGTGCTCGGCGGCGTCGTGGCGTGCGACGAGGAGTTCGCCCGCCGCCTCCGGTCGGTCCGCATCGCCACCGGCGGCATCCTGCACCCGCTGGCCGGCTACCTGTTGCTGCGCGGCCTCTCCACGCTCCCGATCCGAATCGCTCAGGCGTCGAAAACGGCCACCGAGCTGGCCCGCCGCCTCGCCGACCACCCGGGCGTCGAGCGGGTCCACCGGCCGAGGATCGGCGGCCCGATGGTCTCCTTCGACGTCGTCGGCGACCCGCACGCCGTGATCGGCGCGGTCCAGCTGATCACGCCGGCGGTCAGCCTCGGCAGCGTGGACACGCTGATCCAACACCCCGGTTCGCTCAGCCACCACATCGTCGCGGCGGAGGACCGGCACGGCGCCGGCATCGGCGACCGGCTGCTGCGGATGTCGGTCGGGCTGGAGGACGTCGAGGACCTCTGGAGCGACCTGGACCAGGCGCTGTCCAAGAGCTAG
- a CDS encoding glycosyltransferase, translating into MILTVGTHGDVAPLVGLGTRLLAAGHQVVVTVPERLTRLVADAGLEHRPLDVEPAVRPGTEEARAAHRPGARGTASVIRLAVGKMGRLVPAMHAAADGANIVLCTFGTAPAAMPIAEAHGAPCLLVPFQIAEPTREFGPTFLGGRDLGPWLNRAVPELVGRLGMRAFAGLIREVRADLGLPAEVAPAYRSGAVPTLYGISPAVVPRPADWRDNVQLAGYWWSPRPSGWRPSEDLECFLADGPPPMYVGFGSVSVGKAESLSRAVLDAIHRTGMRAVVQRGWEGLDVSGDNIFTIDEVPHDWLFPRVAAAVHHAGAGTTAATLRAGIPSVPVPFVYDQGFWARRLVTLGAAPRAIPAARLSGGRLAAAITSAATESRFARAAAAIAGRIAEEDGAAPVLAAIDRLVAA; encoded by the coding sequence GTGATCTTGACTGTAGGCACGCACGGCGACGTGGCGCCCCTGGTGGGCCTGGGCACACGGCTACTGGCCGCGGGGCACCAGGTCGTTGTGACCGTCCCCGAACGGCTCACTCGACTGGTGGCCGACGCCGGTCTCGAACACCGCCCGCTCGACGTCGAGCCGGCCGTCCGGCCGGGGACGGAAGAGGCCCGGGCGGCGCATCGACCGGGTGCTCGGGGCACCGCGTCGGTGATCCGGCTCGCCGTCGGGAAGATGGGGCGGCTGGTCCCCGCGATGCATGCCGCCGCCGACGGTGCGAACATCGTGCTGTGCACGTTCGGCACGGCGCCCGCGGCCATGCCCATCGCCGAGGCACACGGTGCGCCGTGTCTGCTGGTGCCGTTCCAGATCGCCGAACCCACCCGGGAGTTCGGGCCGACGTTCCTCGGCGGACGTGATCTCGGCCCCTGGCTGAACCGGGCGGTCCCGGAGTTGGTGGGCCGGCTGGGGATGCGGGCCTTCGCCGGACTCATTCGCGAGGTGCGCGCCGATCTCGGACTGCCGGCCGAGGTGGCCCCGGCCTACCGTTCGGGGGCGGTGCCCACGCTGTACGGGATCTCGCCCGCCGTGGTGCCCCGCCCGGCGGACTGGCGCGACAACGTTCAACTGGCCGGCTACTGGTGGTCGCCCCGGCCGAGCGGCTGGCGGCCCTCCGAGGACCTGGAGTGCTTCCTCGCCGACGGGCCGCCTCCGATGTACGTCGGATTCGGCAGCGTCAGCGTCGGCAAGGCCGAGTCGCTCAGCCGGGCGGTGCTCGACGCCATCCACCGCACCGGCATGCGGGCCGTCGTGCAGCGCGGCTGGGAGGGCCTGGACGTCAGCGGCGACAACATCTTCACCATCGACGAAGTCCCGCACGACTGGCTGTTCCCGCGAGTCGCCGCCGCCGTCCACCATGCCGGCGCCGGCACCACCGCCGCCACCCTTCGAGCCGGCATTCCGTCCGTGCCCGTGCCGTTCGTCTACGACCAGGGGTTCTGGGCCCGCCGCCTCGTCACCCTCGGCGCCGCGCCCCGCGCCATCCCCGCCGCGCGCCTGTCCGGCGGACGCCTGGCCGCCGCCATCACCAGTGCTGCCACCGAATCCCGCTTCGCTCGGGCCGCGGCGGCGATCGCCGGGCGCATCGCCGAGGAGGACGGGGCCGCGCCGGTGCTGGCGGCCATCGACCGGCTCGTCGCCGCCTGA
- a CDS encoding helix-turn-helix domain-containing protein: MIPRRRLGHELRRLREAAGLQLVDAARRLECSPSKVSRLENGQGLPKLRDVRDLLDLYDVRDHRLRTRLQNLATASQDEGWWSDHPEAWPPNLGSYISLESAASGMQWFSGFAISGLFQIPEYCREIFRNNYPSAPDSEIDQLVEIRGRRQRYVLDRLGDLSVTAVIDECALHRVVHSQGAMRRQLASLLDVAEHDRVDLRIFPYSNGYNLGIQCNYVIFTFDNDTDQDTVYQELSGGDRFSAQESEVKKYQDIFTNLLSKCPDQKSSLDLIGKVLRTNYE; this comes from the coding sequence TTGATCCCGCGCCGCCGCCTCGGCCACGAGTTGCGCAGGCTGCGAGAAGCCGCCGGACTCCAACTCGTCGACGCCGCCCGGCGCCTCGAATGCTCCCCCAGCAAGGTCAGCCGGCTGGAGAACGGCCAGGGCCTGCCCAAGCTGCGCGACGTGCGCGACCTGCTGGACCTGTACGACGTCCGCGACCACCGGCTGCGCACCCGGCTGCAGAACCTGGCCACCGCCAGCCAGGACGAGGGCTGGTGGTCCGACCACCCCGAGGCATGGCCGCCCAATCTGGGCAGTTACATCTCGCTCGAATCCGCGGCCAGCGGCATGCAGTGGTTCAGCGGATTCGCGATCTCGGGTTTGTTCCAGATTCCGGAATACTGTCGGGAAATCTTCCGGAACAATTATCCGAGTGCGCCGGACAGCGAAATCGACCAGCTCGTCGAGATTCGCGGCAGGCGCCAGCGATACGTGCTCGACCGACTCGGTGACCTCAGTGTCACCGCCGTCATCGACGAGTGCGCACTACACCGGGTCGTCCACTCACAAGGGGCCATGCGACGCCAGCTGGCCTCCTTGTTGGACGTGGCCGAACACGATAGGGTGGATCTAAGAATCTTCCCATACTCGAACGGCTACAATCTCGGCATCCAGTGCAACTACGTGATCTTCACCTTCGACAACGACACCGACCAGGACACTGTCTACCAGGAACTGAGCGGTGGCGACCGGTTCTCCGCCCAGGAGTCGGAGGTGAAGAAGTACCAAGACATCTTCACCAATCTGCTGTCGAAGTGCCCGGACCAAAAGTCCTCACTCGACCTGATCGGGAAGGTGCTGAGAACCAACTATGAGTGA